Proteins encoded in a region of the Zea mays cultivar B73 chromosome 2, Zm-B73-REFERENCE-NAM-5.0, whole genome shotgun sequence genome:
- the LOC542537 gene encoding eukaryotic translation initiation factor 5A encodes MSDSEEHHFESKADAGASKTYPQQAGTVRKNGFIVIKNRPCKVVEVSTSKTGKHGHAKCHFVAIDIFNGKKLEDIVPSSHNCDIPHVNRTEYQLIDISEDGFVSLLTSDGNTKDDLRLPTDETLVAQIKEGFESGKDLVVTVQSAMGEEQICALKDVGPK; translated from the exons ATGTCGGACTCGGAGGAGCACCACTTCGAATCGAAGGCCGACGCTGGGGCGTCCAAGACCTACCCGCAGCAGGCTGGCACCGTCCGTAAGAACGGCTTCATCGTCATCAAGAACCGTCCCTGCAAG GTTGTGGAGGTTTCTACCTCCAAGACTGGTAAGCATGGCCACGCCAAATGCCACTTTGTCGCCATAGACATATTCAATGGGAAAAAGCTTGAAgatattgttccttcatcacacaaCTGTGAC ATTCCGCATGTGAACCGTACTGAGTATCAGCTGATTGATATTTCTGAGGATGGATTT GTGAGCCTTCTTACTTCAGATGGCAACACTAAGGATGATCTTAGACTCCCAACTGATGAGACTCTTGTGGCCCAG ATTAAGGAAGGGTTCGAAAGCGGGAAGGATCTTGTTGTGACTGTCCAGTCTGCGATGGGGGAGGAGCAGATCTGCGCGCTGAAGGATGTTGGCCCCAAGTAA
- the LOC100191252 gene encoding EID1-like F-box protein 2 codes for MVLVVKQHRCTHSASCVCIKGHLSEDALFLVFRHMNWNPRLIAILSCVCKWFDEVAKQVLWKEFCHARAPKMMLDLHSGGSHIVDGNWKALGKLLIYCNGCTKGGLFNNIHVPGHFVFRTRFSRTAGRSFLPLPCKSDVLYVSDPCEHLDQGEEGDIGFFRGIFMSFATSRVKKMLIEKRARFHPRELCPYCKAKLWNMFQENMIPRSASARLGAYDDSVEYFVCLNGHVIGLGTLLPLSDSEEAADE; via the coding sequence ATGGTGTTGGTGGTAAAGCAGCACCGCTGCACACACTCTGCGAGCTGCGTTTGCATCAAGGGCCACCTCAGTGAGGATGCTCTGTTCCTCGTCTTCCGCCACATGAACTGGAACCCGAGGCTGATTGCTATCTTGTCGTGTGTGTGCAAGTGGTTTGACGAGGTTGCCAAGCAGGTGCTGTGGAAGGAGTTCTGTCATGCAAGGGCTCCAAAGATGATGCTGGATTTGCATTCAGGTGGCAGCCACATTGTTGATGGGAACTGGAAGGCACTGGGGAAGCTGCTCATCTATTGCAATGGCTGCACAAAAGGGGGGCTGTTTAATAACATTCACGTTCCAGGCCATTTTGTGTTCAGGACACGCTTTTCTAGGACTGCGGGCAGGAGTTTCCTGCCTCTGCCATGTAAGTCGGATGTCCTGTATGTGTCAGATCCATGCGAGCATCTTGATCAGGGGGAAGAAGGCGACATAGGTTTCTTCCGAGGCATCTTTATGTCATTTGCCACTTCAAGGGTAAAGAAGATGTTGATTGAGAAGCGGGCGAGGTTTCATCCAAGGGAGTTGTGCCCTTATTGTAAGGCCAAGCTATGGAACATGTTTCAGGAAAATATGATCCCAAGGAGTGCTTCCGCAAGGCTGGGTGCCTATGATGACTCTGTGGAGTATTTTGTATGCCTGAATGGACATGTTATTGGACTCGGTACCCTACTACCactctcagactcagaggaggcaGCAGATGAGTGA